The genomic stretch CGCCTTTGATTCAATCGTGGCCACGCGTCGACGCACCGTTTGCATTACTTGAACAGGGGAAGTGAGCCGCCACCTGCGAATGGTGCGCTGCAATTAGTCGTAACAGGCGGCCAGCCGGTGTAACTGTCTCAACGCCACAAGCTGAGTACATTGGAACGAGGCGGGTCGTTCGCAAACAATTGATTCCACAGCCTTGGCTTGCGTCTATGTACTTGCGGCTGGACGCTACCAGACTGGCTGAGGCTCAATGACGCAATGTTCTTGCGGAACGACTTGCACAATCAATTCTTGTGGCCCATCGGAATCACCTCCAAGCCGCGCTCCAGGTCGTTCACTCGGGCAGCGTCTGAAATTGTGGTAAAGCGTCGGCAAATAGAAGATGGTAGATCCCGCCATACGAAAGCGCGGACAAACGGCGACATCAAGCACCAGCGCGCTTTTTCAGGCGTTTGTGCTCCGGGGAGCGCGCCAAATGGACTTCTACACATCGTCATTCGTTCCAGTCCATCTACCTCGCGTCCTTCATGTTATTCACCCTCGTTCCGCGTATCGCGCTATAACCCGACAACACCCAACACAATGAGCGCCGTGCTCGCCAGCTTCATCGCTGTGACCGGCTCCTTGAAGTAGAGTAACCAACTGCCGAAAATAAGGACGGTGCCGATGCCAGACCACAGAGCGTAAACCACCGACAAGCCCAGCGCGCGGACCACCATGGTATTGAGGAGAAACGAGACGGCGTAGAAAACGAAGATCAAGATTGACGGGGTGAGTCGCGTGAACCCTTCGGACAAGCGCATGCTGGTGGTGCCACAGACCTCGAAAATGATTGCGCACGACAACACGAACCATGCATCGTTGACGCTCAGGATCGGAAGCATAATTGTTCACTCAACGACTTGCGGATGTGCATCATCGATTACGCAACCAACGCGGCACGAACGAGTGCGGTGTCTGTATACATGTCGAAGCGTGCAAGTTTGCCATCGCGTATTTTCCAGCGGTGCGCGAATGCCGCGCGCATCGTTTTCCAGTCGCGTTGGCGATACCTCCGTAGACGCCGAACGCCACCACCTGATCTCCGGCCTCGATGTAGTCGTTGGGCGCCGCGGAAAACTCTTTCCAATCGCGAGCAAGTGGAACCAGTAGTTTTTCCACGACTTCCTGCGGGGTTCGCCAGGTACCGCTGTAATAGGGGAACCCTTCGGCTTCGGTCCACTCAAGGCTCGGATGCAGCAGTTAAGGATGGCGTCGACATCGCCGCACGCGATTGCGGCGTAAAAAGAACTGACAATTTCTCTTGCCGAGAGTGCGACGGCGCCTCCCTGACCGCTACCCGTACGTCTTGCGGCATCACCCGCTGCGGCGATTGCGGCGGCAAAGCCGGCCGTTGGATCCGCGGTTAGCAGCGTCGGTTGGAAACGGATTTCCTCGATGGCCGTGACGCCCGCCTGATTGAGCCATGCCTTCAAATAAGTCGAGTGGTGATCGGTGCCGAAGGCTGGTGGTGGCGTTGCTGGTGAATACGCCGCTTGTATAGGCGATGGTCGCGCTCTTGTTCCTCAGCAAGCCGAAATAGCCACTCGCCGGGTCCAGACCGAACAGCAGCCCCGGCTGGTGGATGAGATCGATATAGTGTTTGAGCGGATAGGGAATCCCGCCGTTTCACATCGGCACCGCGAACAGATAATGGTCGGCGGCAATAAACCGATTGGCCAGCGCGGTAAGTTCGTCCCACGCGGTCTTCTCCTCAGCACCATGCGCCGCGCCGGTAATGACAGACATTTTTGCATTCACTTTGTTGCCATCAAATTCGGGCAACCGCTCGTGCCACACATCCAAAACATCGACAACGAGGTTGGGCGTGTTTGTTTTCAATGTGGCGAGATACGCGTCTGCAATCGAGATCGACTTCGAGTCAGCGCCGCGTGGCGAGGCCTTGATATAGAGAAGCTTGGTCATGGATTTCTTTCGCTTAGTGAGAATACGTCGAGTTGCCGCGGCTACTTGCTTGCTGACCAGGCATTGGCCTGGAACACGGTATCAACCGGCGTCTGTGCGATGTGGTTAAAGTAGTTCGACATCACCTTAAGACTGGTACCGAGAATCACATCCAGCAACGATTGGCGCGTATAGCCTGCCGCCATGAAAGATTGAACATCGGCGTCAGCTGGCCACCCGCGACTCTCGACGAGCTTGATCGTGAACTGGCGTAGCGCTTCCAGTTTGGCATCGGCAATGGGTGTGTCATTGCGGAGTGCGGCAATGACATTTGCTGGAACCTTCGCGCCTTGCGAGATGGTGGTGTGTGCCGCCATGCAGTAGGTGCAATCGTTTAGCCGATTCGAAGTCATGAGGATGATCTGGCGTTCGGTTTCACTCAACGCGGTCTTATTGAAGATGCCGGCTACTGACATATAGCCTTCGAGCAGGGCAGGCGATTCGGCCATGCCGCCGAGAAGATTGGGCAGGAAACCGAATGCCTGCTTTGCGCCAATCAAAAATGGTTTGCTCGCTTCAGACGCGGTTTCGACGGTATAGGTAGTAAATTGCGTTGGTGTTTTCATGGTTGGTCTCTCGATTTTGAAATTGATGGGTGGCGGACAGGCCGGACGAAAGTTGTGGGCAACTTTCATTCCGGTCGTTCAGCAATACTTTGGCAGCTCTTCCGGCGTCGCTCGTTAGGCGATTTTTCCGGTGCTCCAGTCCCAGCGCCTTAACCACACCGGCCTGTAAAGGCGCGGTCTGCGTATTGATCGTGGCAGAGCCAAAGTCGGCGCCAACCACTGTGCGTGCGGCGCGTGTGCCCTTGGGCTGCGCGACGATTTTGCCGATCGCTTCTGCCACATCGTGTGGATTCGGCGCATCCGCCGCGCTGAAGATGGTCGTGAAATGCTTGAACATCGCGCCGGGGATCTCGCCAATCGCGCCGTATGCGCCAACCCGCGCGTTGTCGGACGGGACTTGCACACTGCCGTACATGTTGGTTGGATAGGCGCTCGGCTGCACCAAGACTATTTCCACGCCGAGTTGCGATAGTTCGTAGCGATACGAATCGGTAAGCGCTTCGACAGCAAATTTGGTGGCGCCGTAAATGCCGAAAGGGAAACGTGACCCTGCCGAGGATGGAGCCCACATTGATGACGAGACCGTCTTTTTGCATGCGCATGTGCGGCAAGACCGCGCGCAAGGTGCGTTGAACACCAACGACATTGACGTCGAACTGTTTTGTCACTTGTTCATCGGTGAAGCCTTCGCTCACACCCGCCGTCGCGTACCCGGCGTTGTTGATCAAGACATCGACGCGCCCACGCTCGGCAACAACACGCGCCACTGCACGATTCACTGAGCCAGTTGAAGTAACGTCGAGTTCGATAATTTTGAGGGACAACTTCTCTTTCGCCGCTTCCAGTGCCAATGACTCGGCATTGGCTTTGTTTCGGGTCGCGACCTCGCGCATCGACGCGTAAATATCGTGGCCTGCACGGGCGAGGGTCAATGCGGTGTCGCGACCGAAGCCGCTGCTGGCACCAGTGATCAGGATGGTTTTTGCGTTCATGTGACAGTGTTCCTTTGAATGGACGAATTGAATTGGGGTTACGTCATTTCGAACGTGCGTTTGATTCGGGTGGCAATATCGGCAGCGTGTTCTTCAAGAACAAAATGCCCGCCGTCATAAAGGCGCACATCGATGTGTTTCAAATCTTTTTTGTATGCTTCCGCGCCAGCGACGGTGAACGCGAAGTCTCCCTTGCCCCAAACGACAAGCGTCTTTGGTTGATGCTGACGAAAGTAGGCGTGCCAGGCGTCGTACAGGCCGACGTTGGTTTGGTAATTCACGAATAGCTTCATTTGGATCGCATCGTTGCCAGGACGATCCAATAGCGCTTGGTCGTGTGTCCACGCATCAGGGTTAAGCGCGACCGGATTGTGCGCGCCCTGTGTGTACTGGAATTTCGTCGTTTCAGCTTTGAGGAAACCTCGCGCCGCACTGATGGTTTTGTCGTTCTGCTCTTTCCAAAGCGGCATGAAGACGCCGCCGAGCATTTCACTCACGCCTTCAATGTAGGCATTGGAATTCTGAACAACCAACCCCTTTACGCGGGCTGGCTGGGCGGTCGCAATGCGCATCCCCACCGGGCCGCCGTAGTCGTGCATGTAAAGGACGTAATTCTTGACCTTGAGCTGGTCGAGCAAGCCTTGCATGGACGTGGCGAGGTTGTCGAACGTGTAATCGTACTTGTCGACTGTCGGCATATCGGAATAGCCGAATCCCGGCATGTCAGGCGCAATCACATGGAATTTGCCGGCCAGCAATGGAATCAGATCGCGAAACATGTGCGATGACGATGGAAAGCCATGCAGCAAAACAATCGTCCGCGCCGCGGAAGGGTCACCCGCTTCGCGATAAAACAATTGCACGCCATTCACTGTTGCATAGTGATATTGCGTTGCGGCGGCGGATTGCATTTGCATTTGTGCGTGCGGCGCGGCAGTTACCGTGTTGGCAGCGGTGCCGATGGCGAGCGCCGCAAGTAGCGGCCATGTTTTGAATATTCGAGCATGAGACATTTTCATTTCTCCTGTTGGTGTGACAAAGACCGGCGCAATCCGCGTAGTGGCGTGACGATTGCCGAATTGAGTTGTAACTTGTCAAATGACATTTATAGAGTTACATATCAATTGTAACTTGTCAACAATATTTTTTCCAGTTACATTGCCGAGGGTCAAGCAAGGGTGTTTCCAAGTGGAAATATCTTTTGCAGGAAGGAAAACATTCAGATGTCAGACAAAGCATTTTTTATCGGCGATCACGCCGCACTCGATTTCTTGAACACCATCGCCGCACCGCGCAGCGAGGCGATTGAATTCCTTCCTGATGGCGAGGCATACGTGACATGGCTGTCCGATGCCGGTCTGATCGATCCCGATCAGGCGCCTGCGCTGCT from Betaproteobacteria bacterium encodes the following:
- a CDS encoding multidrug efflux SMR transporter encodes the protein MLPILSVNDAWFVLSCAIIFEVCGTTSMRLSEGFTRLTPSILIFVFYAVSFLLNTMVVRALGLSVVYALWSGIGTVLIFGSWLLYFKEPVTAMKLASTALIVLGVVGL
- a CDS encoding carboxymuconolactone decarboxylase family protein: MKTPTQFTTYTVETASEASKPFLIGAKQAFGFLPNLLGGMAESPALLEGYMSVAGIFNKTALSETERQIILMTSNRLNDCTYCMAAHTTISQGAKVPANVIAALRNDTPIADAKLEALRQFTIKLVESRGWPADADVQSFMAAGYTRQSLLDVILGTSLKVMSNYFNHIAQTPVDTVFQANAWSASK
- a CDS encoding alpha/beta hydrolase; translated protein: MQSAAATQYHYATVNGVQLFYREAGDPSAARTIVLLHGFPSSSHMFRDLIPLLAGKFHVIAPDMPGFGYSDMPTVDKYDYTFDNLATSMQGLLDQLKVKNYVLYMHDYGGPVGMRIATAQPARVKGLVVQNSNAYIEGVSEMLGGVFMPLWKEQNDKTISAARGFLKAETTKFQYTQGAHNPVALNPDAWTHDQALLDRPGNDAIQMKLFVNYQTNVGLYDAWHAYFRQHQPKTLVVWGKGDFAFTVAGAEAYKKDLKHIDVRLYDGGHFVLEEHAADIATRIKRTFEMT